A window of Longibacter salinarum contains these coding sequences:
- a CDS encoding acyl-CoA dehydrogenase family protein: protein MPPNASKIAQLDNQFSDDRVLQGYLERLLPDNVLNDVRPDLEALGEKAGGELYDLQLSDRTSRPELTQWDATGNRIDHVELTDSWKRAIEVAAEHGIIATAYEREHGKYSRVHQMAKAYLFTPSTDMIGFLMATTDGAVRTLLDLGQPRDTAEAVQHFLSRDPESIWTCGQWRTEQAGGTDLSRIKTRAVPNDDGTWSLHGRKWFTSSSAANAALVLAHPERPGKSAENGESNHDELGLFYVPIRENPDTPPNEGIGVNRIKENLGARKIPVSEIRLDGAKALPLETRHGTRYLTPMVEIARVWNAVMATGFMRRGLALARDFSRKREAFGTPIIEKPLHYDTLASLQSTMEGAFHLTFRTVELLGELEAGELDDDGVQLLRALTPIVKLLTAKQSVQVIGEVVEAFGGAGYVEETGIPLLLRDVHALTIWEGTTNVMSLIALQSLRRERRLKAIRNELNRCREAVESPVLVQAVESAQSAFRSAVMWLAESLEESPDATEAGARRFAMTIGKSLELALLARHAQWAMPREGNRAVAVVEHFATQGIDDIAARRTYDARMLGQDSTAQSLFRS from the coding sequence ATGCCTCCTAACGCCTCCAAAATTGCACAACTCGACAATCAGTTCTCCGATGACCGCGTTCTCCAGGGATATCTGGAGCGCCTTCTTCCGGACAACGTGCTCAACGACGTACGCCCCGATCTCGAAGCATTGGGCGAAAAGGCAGGGGGCGAGCTTTACGATCTACAGCTGTCAGATCGCACGTCTCGCCCTGAGCTAACTCAGTGGGATGCTACCGGCAACCGGATCGATCATGTCGAGCTGACGGATAGCTGGAAACGCGCCATTGAGGTAGCCGCGGAGCACGGGATTATCGCCACGGCCTACGAGCGGGAGCACGGCAAGTACAGTCGCGTCCATCAGATGGCGAAAGCCTACCTGTTTACGCCATCCACCGACATGATCGGATTCTTGATGGCGACGACCGACGGGGCGGTGCGTACGCTGCTTGATCTCGGGCAGCCCCGCGACACGGCCGAGGCCGTCCAACACTTTCTCTCCCGCGATCCGGAATCCATCTGGACATGCGGGCAGTGGCGCACCGAACAGGCCGGCGGAACGGATCTCTCCCGGATCAAAACGAGAGCTGTGCCAAATGACGACGGCACGTGGTCCCTCCACGGCCGAAAATGGTTCACCTCCTCGAGCGCTGCGAATGCAGCTCTCGTCCTGGCGCATCCAGAACGTCCTGGGAAGAGCGCCGAAAACGGCGAAAGCAATCACGACGAACTCGGTCTCTTCTACGTCCCGATTCGCGAGAATCCCGACACGCCTCCGAACGAAGGGATTGGCGTCAACCGAATCAAGGAGAACCTCGGCGCCCGAAAGATTCCCGTTTCCGAGATTCGTCTCGACGGAGCGAAGGCGCTTCCTCTCGAAACGCGTCATGGCACGCGGTACCTGACGCCGATGGTCGAGATCGCGCGCGTCTGGAATGCCGTGATGGCGACCGGTTTCATGCGTCGCGGCCTGGCACTGGCCCGCGACTTCTCCCGGAAGCGCGAGGCCTTCGGCACGCCGATCATCGAGAAACCCCTTCATTACGATACGCTCGCCTCGCTTCAGTCGACGATGGAAGGAGCCTTCCACCTGACGTTCCGGACGGTCGAACTGCTGGGCGAGCTTGAAGCCGGTGAACTGGATGACGACGGCGTCCAGCTACTTCGCGCACTCACGCCCATCGTCAAACTACTGACGGCGAAGCAGTCGGTGCAGGTGATCGGGGAAGTCGTGGAAGCCTTCGGCGGGGCCGGTTACGTCGAGGAAACAGGCATTCCCCTCTTGCTCCGCGACGTCCACGCACTCACGATCTGGGAGGGAACGACGAACGTCATGTCCCTCATAGCACTCCAATCGCTTCGTCGCGAACGCCGCCTGAAAGCCATCCGAAACGAACTGAACCGGTGCCGCGAGGCCGTTGAATCGCCTGTCCTCGTTCAGGCCGTCGAGTCCGCACAGTCGGCCTTCCGGTCGGCCGTCATGTGGCTGGCGGAATCGCTGGAGGAGTCGCCGGATGCCACCGAAGCGGGCGCACGCCGCTTCGCCATGACCATTGGCAAAAGCCTCGAACTGGCCCTTCTCGCCCGTCACGCGCAGTGGGCAATGCCGCGCGAAGGAAATCGCGCCGTCGCGGTCGTCGAGCACTTTGCCACCCAGGGCATCGACGACATCGCCGCGCGCCGAACCTACGATGCACGGATGCTTGGCCAGGACTCCACGGCCCAGTCGCTCTTCCGCTCCTAG
- a CDS encoding alpha/beta fold hydrolase encodes MPYVTVNGCEYFVKDTEEGPETIVFGHGYLMTHRLFDAQVDALSDSYRCIAFDWRGQGMTQITTGGYDVRDLARDVASLLDAMDVDRCHYVGLSMGGFVGFRLLAHYGDRLHSAVLLDSDAGAESMLRWLKYQAMLTMVEHFGYDSVIDRVIPLMFGETFRREQPEAVEMWTERITAQDPRGIVPAGRGIFSRESALPLLGKARTPTLLMVGGEDVTTPPEKTAAAHDALPNSKMLIVPQAGHSSAVEQPEAVTHAIRRFLAEDISVPS; translated from the coding sequence ATGCCGTACGTTACCGTCAATGGTTGCGAGTACTTTGTCAAAGATACAGAAGAGGGTCCGGAGACCATCGTCTTTGGACACGGCTACCTGATGACACACCGTCTGTTCGACGCTCAGGTCGACGCGCTTAGTGACTCCTATCGCTGCATCGCATTCGACTGGCGGGGGCAGGGGATGACGCAGATTACGACCGGTGGCTACGACGTCCGGGATCTCGCGCGAGATGTCGCCTCCCTACTCGACGCGATGGACGTGGACCGATGTCACTACGTGGGGCTGTCCATGGGCGGGTTTGTCGGCTTCCGCCTGCTGGCTCACTACGGCGACCGCTTGCACTCGGCCGTCCTTCTCGACAGCGATGCCGGCGCGGAAAGCATGTTGCGCTGGCTAAAGTATCAGGCCATGCTCACCATGGTTGAGCATTTCGGCTACGACAGCGTGATCGACCGTGTGATTCCTCTCATGTTCGGTGAAACCTTCCGACGAGAACAGCCCGAAGCGGTTGAAATGTGGACCGAGCGCATCACGGCGCAGGATCCACGCGGCATCGTTCCGGCCGGCCGGGGCATCTTTTCGCGGGAAAGCGCGCTGCCGCTCCTCGGGAAAGCGCGGACGCCTACCCTCCTCATGGTCGGTGGTGAAGATGTAACGACCCCTCCCGAAAAAACTGCCGCTGCACACGACGCCCTCCCCAATTCGAAGATGCTCATCGTCCCACAGGCTGGCCATTCCTCCGCGGTCGAGCAACCCGAAGCCGTAACGCATGCGATCCGAAGATTTTTGGCCGAGGACATCTCCGTACCGTCCTGA
- a CDS encoding acyl-CoA dehydrogenase family protein translates to MTTTTATDMDTLLSDVRNFVEERLIPLEPKLRTDGLAAISSGIESAREVAKENGWWCPQMNAEHGGMGLSLHDFGRLSEVLGRSPLGHLALNCQAPDAGNMEILADHASEAQKDAFLDPLTAGEVRSCFAMTEPENAGSNPKQLSTTAERVSDENGEAYVLNGHKWFTTGADGADFTIVMAVTNPDADNPYQRASMIIVPMDAEGLEHVRKIPIMGEEGEGWLSHSELRFHDVRVPVDNRLGPEKHGFTIAQERLGPGRIHHCMRWIGICERAFEMMCERAASRELSPGTPLASKQTIQNWVAESRARIDAARLMVLKAARTIDEKGARAARVDISTIKYFVADTLHEVLDQAIQVHGALGVTDDTLLSFWYRHERGASIYDGPSEVHKSVVARRVFREYGVNL, encoded by the coding sequence ATGACGACGACCACGGCGACGGACATGGACACCCTCCTCTCCGATGTGCGGAATTTCGTGGAGGAACGCCTTATCCCTCTCGAACCCAAACTTCGAACCGACGGTCTCGCGGCGATATCCTCCGGCATTGAGTCGGCTCGCGAGGTGGCGAAGGAGAACGGCTGGTGGTGCCCGCAGATGAACGCCGAGCACGGTGGCATGGGGCTCTCGCTCCACGACTTTGGACGCCTGAGCGAGGTCCTCGGTCGATCGCCTCTGGGACACCTTGCATTGAACTGCCAGGCACCGGACGCAGGCAACATGGAGATCCTGGCTGATCATGCCTCTGAGGCGCAAAAAGACGCCTTCCTTGACCCGCTGACTGCGGGCGAGGTCCGGAGTTGCTTTGCTATGACGGAACCGGAAAACGCAGGCTCGAATCCAAAGCAACTCTCGACGACGGCCGAGCGCGTCTCCGACGAAAATGGTGAAGCATACGTTCTCAACGGGCATAAGTGGTTTACGACGGGGGCCGACGGCGCGGACTTCACGATCGTTATGGCCGTCACGAATCCCGACGCCGACAACCCCTATCAGCGGGCCAGCATGATCATCGTGCCGATGGACGCCGAGGGACTGGAGCACGTTCGCAAGATCCCGATCATGGGCGAAGAAGGAGAGGGCTGGCTCTCCCACTCCGAGCTTCGATTTCATGATGTGAGAGTGCCGGTGGACAACCGGCTGGGGCCGGAGAAGCACGGATTCACGATTGCCCAGGAGCGGCTCGGTCCGGGACGCATCCATCACTGCATGCGATGGATCGGCATCTGTGAACGGGCCTTCGAAATGATGTGTGAACGGGCCGCCTCGCGGGAACTGTCACCCGGGACGCCCCTGGCCTCGAAGCAGACGATCCAGAACTGGGTCGCCGAGTCCCGCGCCCGTATCGATGCCGCGCGGCTGATGGTGCTGAAAGCTGCCCGGACGATCGATGAGAAAGGCGCTAGAGCCGCGCGCGTCGATATTTCGACCATCAAGTACTTTGTGGCGGATACACTGCACGAGGTTCTCGACCAGGCAATTCAGGTTCATGGCGCCCTTGGCGTGACGGACGACACACTCCTCAGCTTCTGGTATCGCCATGAGCGCGGGGCGTCGATCTATGATGGGCCGAGTGAGGTCCACAAATCCGTTGTCGCTCGGCGCGTCTTCAGGGAATATGGAGTAAACCTGTAG
- a CDS encoding SDR family NAD(P)-dependent oxidoreductase → MPDPNARFDVQDRVVLITGASRGIGRAFAEAFADAGARVVLTSRTQETLDEVASDIEADGGTALPVAAHVGEIDAIDDLLDTVDEAFGGVDVLINNAATNPHFGPLLTAEDSHWDKTFDVNVKGYWRMVKACYPRMKARGGGKVINIASVAGEQPMAGMGVYGVTKAGVLMLTKTLAAELAQANVQVNAIVPGFIKTKFSKAIWANDDLSESVLKSTPQHRMADPDELAGLALYLGSPASDFVTGSAFRADGGLLVGSGMLE, encoded by the coding sequence ATGCCCGACCCCAACGCTCGCTTCGACGTCCAGGATCGTGTTGTTCTCATCACCGGTGCCAGCCGCGGTATCGGGCGAGCCTTCGCTGAAGCCTTCGCGGATGCCGGCGCCCGTGTCGTGCTAACGAGCCGAACGCAGGAGACGCTGGATGAAGTCGCGTCAGACATCGAGGCGGACGGTGGCACCGCTCTACCCGTCGCGGCGCACGTCGGGGAAATCGATGCCATCGACGACCTCCTGGACACCGTGGACGAAGCGTTCGGGGGCGTCGATGTCTTGATCAACAATGCAGCCACCAACCCGCACTTCGGCCCGCTACTAACGGCCGAGGACAGTCACTGGGACAAGACCTTCGACGTGAACGTCAAGGGATACTGGCGGATGGTAAAGGCGTGCTATCCACGCATGAAAGCACGCGGAGGAGGCAAGGTAATTAATATCGCGTCCGTCGCCGGTGAACAGCCGATGGCAGGCATGGGCGTCTACGGCGTCACGAAAGCCGGTGTACTTATGCTCACAAAAACGCTGGCCGCTGAACTCGCTCAGGCAAATGTTCAAGTCAACGCGATCGTGCCTGGCTTCATCAAGACGAAGTTCAGCAAAGCCATCTGGGCGAATGACGACCTCAGCGAGTCGGTCCTGAAGTCGACACCGCAGCATCGCATGGCGGACCCGGACGAACTCGCGGGGCTCGCGCTGTATCTGGGCTCACCAGCATCTGACTTCGTCACCGGCTCCGCCTTCCGGGCCGACGGTGGACTCCTCGTGGGATCCGGGATGCTTGAATAG
- a CDS encoding enoyl-CoA hydratase/isomerase family protein produces MSDTPTPDALSADAPTYETVLFERDGAVVTLTMNRPERRNALHPSLDRDLRDAFDHVSEDDSIRAVVLTGAGNGFCAGADLSVLKDSPTPEDLYDHLTTRYLPLIEGIQSCPKPIIAGVNGMAAGAGMALALACDLIVMADDAAMIMAFSQIGFVPDSGASYFLVRQVGYNRAFELAAEAQPIGAEQCHDLGIANKVVPSSTLLEATADWAQHLAERPTTALALTKEALQFAQDHDLKETIEFESELQMNAIQTRDHREGLSAFLEKREPEFRGD; encoded by the coding sequence ATGAGCGACACGCCGACTCCAGACGCGCTTTCCGCTGACGCACCCACGTACGAAACCGTCTTGTTCGAACGAGACGGCGCGGTCGTCACGCTGACCATGAACCGGCCGGAACGCCGAAACGCCCTTCATCCCTCACTCGACCGCGACCTGCGAGACGCTTTCGATCATGTAAGCGAAGATGACTCGATTCGAGCGGTGGTCCTCACCGGCGCGGGAAATGGGTTTTGTGCCGGAGCTGACCTTTCGGTGCTAAAAGACAGCCCCACGCCTGAGGATCTGTACGATCACCTGACGACGCGGTATCTTCCGTTGATCGAGGGAATCCAGTCGTGTCCCAAACCGATCATTGCCGGCGTCAACGGGATGGCTGCTGGAGCCGGAATGGCCCTCGCCCTTGCCTGCGACCTGATCGTCATGGCCGATGACGCCGCCATGATCATGGCCTTCAGTCAGATCGGCTTCGTCCCCGACAGTGGAGCGTCATACTTCCTCGTCCGCCAGGTCGGCTACAACCGAGCCTTCGAACTAGCGGCCGAGGCCCAACCCATCGGCGCCGAGCAGTGCCATGACCTCGGCATTGCAAACAAAGTCGTCCCCTCTAGCACCCTCCTTGAGGCGACCGCAGACTGGGCGCAACACCTTGCGGAGCGACCGACGACCGCCCTTGCGCTCACGAAGGAAGCCCTACAGTTCGCACAGGATCACGACCTAAAGGAAACCATCGAGTTCGAGTCGGAACTCCAGATGAACGCGATCCAGACGCGAGACCATCGCGAAGGGTTGTCGGCCTTTCTTGAAAAGCGAGAGCCTGAGTTTCGCGGTGACTGA